A genomic segment from Pseudomonas mendocina encodes:
- a CDS encoding alpha/beta fold hydrolase has translation MRPETAVVEINRKHKVHTEFYGNPAASKTIILVNGSLATTASFAQTIKYLQPQFNVVAFDLPYAGQSKPHNSDFTPISKEDEAAILLKLIDHYSANYLMSFSWGGVASMLALAQRPATLEKAAICSFSPILNVPMLDYLHKGLRFLNAVDRDNIALLVNSTIGKHLPSLFKRFNHKHVSTLDEHEYRQMYAHIKQVLNMEAHCRMECLQAIDIPLLFVNGDRDEYTSVEDACLFAQHIDHAQFAVIDDAGHFLDMEHKAAWLQSQRVLLDFFNAPSKRLQLPVKGDLRDLQAMAV, from the coding sequence ATGAGGCCAGAAACCGCAGTCGTCGAGATCAACAGGAAGCACAAGGTTCATACGGAGTTTTACGGCAATCCGGCAGCAAGCAAGACCATCATCCTGGTCAACGGCTCTCTGGCGACCACCGCCTCGTTCGCGCAAACGATCAAGTACCTGCAGCCGCAGTTCAACGTAGTGGCCTTCGACCTGCCCTATGCCGGCCAGTCGAAGCCGCATAACAGCGACTTCACGCCCATCAGCAAGGAAGACGAAGCGGCCATCCTGCTCAAGCTGATCGACCACTACAGTGCCAACTACCTGATGTCCTTCTCGTGGGGCGGCGTCGCCTCGATGCTCGCCCTGGCCCAACGCCCGGCGACGCTAGAGAAGGCGGCGATCTGCTCGTTCTCGCCGATCCTCAACGTGCCGATGCTCGACTACCTGCACAAGGGCCTGCGCTTCTTGAACGCCGTGGATCGCGACAACATTGCCCTGCTGGTCAACAGCACCATCGGCAAACACTTGCCGTCACTGTTCAAGCGCTTCAATCACAAGCACGTCAGCACCCTGGACGAACACGAGTACCGGCAAATGTACGCGCACATCAAGCAGGTGCTGAACATGGAGGCGCACTGCCGCATGGAGTGCCTGCAGGCCATCGACATCCCACTGCTGTTCGTCAACGGCGACCGTGACGAATACACCTCGGTAGAAGACGCCTGCCTGTTCGCCCAGCACATCGACCACGCCCAGTTCGCCGTGATCGACGACGCCGGCCACTTCCTAGACATGGAACACAAGGCCGCCTGGCTGCAGAGCCAACGCGTACTGCTGGACTTCTTCAACGCCCCCAGCAAACGCCTGCAACTGCCAGTCAAAGGCGACCTGCGCGACCTCCAGGCGATGGCGGTATGA
- a CDS encoding sensor domain-containing diguanylate cyclase — protein sequence MSLRPKRHTQTSLVLLLLFLLGSGFLTTSLLSYYASRDSIRQNIVNTELPLTSDTIYSEIQKDLIRPTQIASMMSRDTFLRDWALAGEQNPEPVTRYLREIQDHYGTFTAFFISEKTRTYYQAKGVLKQVQENQPRDAWYFRVRSMDEPYEISVDPDMANADRLTFFINFKVFDYQERFIGVAGVGLTVDAVVKLVDDYQRRYDRNIFFTDRNGHLVLTGVEGGPMGARRGQSLSEVPGLEKLLEVLPQPKSGDYRYDEHQRSHFLNVRYIPELEWFLFVDKHEEGALAGIRHSLYLNLLICLLVTAMVLTLVSLVIRRYQQRIAALATTDSLTNLPNRRGFELHVEQALQEAQRDSSPLCAVMLDLDNFKQINDRHGHLAGDEVLRSFAERLRAALRQSDILCRWGGEEFILLLKNTDRHAAHELAEKLRQHCADQRYPMGGEALQVTVSLGLSQWQPGEALHDLLGRTDRALYRAKQAGRDRVCEEH from the coding sequence ATGTCCCTGCGCCCCAAACGGCACACGCAAACCTCGTTGGTGTTACTGCTCCTGTTCCTGCTCGGCAGCGGCTTTCTCACCACCTCGCTGCTGAGCTACTACGCCTCGCGCGACAGCATTCGCCAGAACATCGTCAACACCGAGCTGCCGCTGACCTCGGACACCATCTATTCCGAAATCCAGAAGGACCTGATCCGCCCGACGCAGATCGCCTCGATGATGTCGCGTGACACCTTCCTGCGTGACTGGGCCCTGGCCGGCGAGCAGAACCCGGAGCCCGTCACCCGCTACCTGCGCGAGATTCAGGATCACTACGGCACATTCACCGCCTTCTTCATCTCCGAAAAAACCCGCACCTACTACCAGGCCAAGGGTGTGCTCAAGCAGGTCCAGGAAAATCAGCCGCGCGATGCCTGGTACTTTCGCGTGCGCAGCATGGACGAGCCTTACGAGATCAGCGTCGACCCGGACATGGCCAACGCCGACCGGCTGACCTTCTTCATCAACTTCAAGGTATTCGATTACCAGGAGCGCTTTATCGGCGTAGCCGGCGTCGGCCTCACCGTCGATGCCGTGGTCAAGCTGGTGGACGATTACCAGCGGCGCTACGACCGCAACATCTTCTTTACCGATCGCAATGGCCATCTGGTGCTGACCGGCGTCGAGGGCGGCCCCATGGGCGCTCGTCGTGGCCAGTCGTTGAGCGAAGTGCCCGGCCTGGAAAAACTGCTCGAAGTGCTACCGCAACCCAAGAGTGGCGACTATCGCTACGACGAACACCAGCGCAGCCACTTCCTCAACGTGCGCTACATCCCTGAACTCGAGTGGTTCCTGTTCGTCGACAAACACGAAGAAGGCGCACTGGCCGGCATTCGCCACAGCCTCTACCTCAACCTCCTGATTTGCCTGCTGGTCACCGCCATGGTGCTGACCCTGGTTAGCCTGGTAATCCGTCGCTACCAGCAGCGGATCGCCGCCCTGGCCACCACCGACAGCCTCACCAACCTGCCCAATCGCCGCGGCTTCGAACTCCACGTTGAGCAGGCCCTGCAGGAAGCGCAGCGTGACAGCAGCCCGTTGTGCGCCGTCATGCTGGATCTGGACAACTTCAAGCAGATCAACGACCGGCACGGCCACCTGGCCGGCGACGAGGTGCTGCGAAGCTTCGCCGAACGCCTGCGTGCGGCGCTGCGTCAGTCCGACATTCTCTGCCGATGGGGCGGCGAGGAGTTCATCCTGCTGCTGAAGAACACCGACCGTCACGCTGCTCACGAGCTGGCCGAAAAACTGCGCCAGCACTGCGCCGATCAGCGCTATCCGATGGGCGGGGAAGCACTGCAGGTCACCGTCAGCCTCGGCCTGAGCCAATGGCAACCGGGCGAAGCGCTGCATGACCTGCTCGGCCGCACCGACCGCGCCCTATATCGGGCCAAGCAGGCCGGGCGCGACCGCGTCTGCGAAGAGCACTGA
- a CDS encoding cysteine-rich CWC family protein: MDTERCPLCGKANQCVIAAGHSDEPCWCFAAKIDPAALQRLTPEQRNRACLCPACAKAVQVTESSEPD, from the coding sequence ATGGACACCGAGCGTTGCCCGCTATGCGGCAAGGCCAACCAATGCGTGATCGCGGCAGGCCATAGCGATGAGCCCTGCTGGTGCTTCGCAGCGAAGATCGACCCAGCCGCCCTCCAGCGCCTGACGCCCGAGCAGCGTAATCGCGCCTGCCTGTGTCCGGCATGCGCAAAGGCGGTGCAAGTCACTGAGTCCAGCGAGCCCGACTGA
- a CDS encoding pseudouridine synthase has product MRLDRFLSNFSRFSRQDSRLLISAGRLRVDGEIIIDPRFDIRDFQRVELDDELLQAGRSARYWMLHKPVGVVSATEHDEHRTVLDLLDEPGKHELHLAGRLDLNTSGLLLITNDGRWSRRITQPQQRKPKIYHVTTEQPITEEYADVFSRGLYFAFEDLTTLPAQLDVLDSHHARLTLFEGRYHQVKRMFGHFRNRVVALHRESMGEIVLDPQLAPGQYRALTAVEIASV; this is encoded by the coding sequence ATGCGCCTGGATCGTTTCCTCAGCAACTTCTCCCGCTTCAGCCGCCAAGACAGCCGCCTGCTGATCAGCGCCGGCCGCCTACGAGTGGATGGTGAGATCATCATTGATCCGCGCTTCGATATCCGCGACTTCCAGCGCGTGGAGCTGGACGACGAACTTCTGCAGGCCGGGCGCAGTGCACGCTACTGGATGCTGCACAAACCGGTCGGCGTGGTCAGCGCCACCGAGCACGACGAACATCGCACCGTACTCGATCTGCTCGACGAGCCAGGCAAGCACGAGCTGCACCTGGCCGGGCGCCTCGACCTGAACACCAGCGGCCTGCTGCTGATCACCAACGACGGGCGCTGGTCGCGGCGCATCACCCAGCCGCAACAACGCAAGCCCAAGATCTATCACGTCACCACCGAGCAGCCGATTACCGAGGAGTACGCCGATGTCTTCTCCCGAGGCCTGTATTTCGCCTTCGAAGACCTCACCACCCTGCCCGCCCAGCTCGACGTGCTGGACAGCCACCACGCCCGGCTGACCCTGTTCGAGGGCCGCTACCATCAGGTCAAGCGCATGTTTGGCCACTTCCGTAATCGCGTCGTCGCCCTGCATCGCGAAAGCATGGGCGAGATCGTCCTCGACCCGCAGCTCGCCCCCGGCCAATACCGCGCCCTGACAGCGGTGGAAATCGCCAGCGTCTGA